One Misgurnus anguillicaudatus chromosome 20, ASM2758022v2, whole genome shotgun sequence DNA segment encodes these proteins:
- the anln gene encoding anillin isoform X1: protein MDPFTEKLLERTRARRENLQRKIAERPTGANRSMAKRTREPLADTNSVITAPIIEKERIALPSSKPSPSKRRCSDENNLTTGEENKQPVAPQFTASEPMTDKKPPKAPNSIRPSSGEQRAPIRTQEPEMLPTRPPAEAEKIVVNPPASPAKTTDSVMKHSALDGARETQKDTPAAVPTNMRSRLQRLAEQRHYWESDSTSDTVPESVSISPLKSQTVDLPSTPASTNSRTPIGRKGRLANLAATIGSWEDDLGHAPIRQDNAQAQPGTACVRPPACAGTNISTKPSLAVEKPQLATKAPEKSLGSSQQQAVYSPVKSMKVVPPSPQKTELPQPRPTQVLPSPVSSPVKTYSSTQHSSPLKSSITTSSPHRGHIPQSPLKNQGPSSKLISGTAHNSSPAKPILTPKPSADAAVVPQSRERFTKDATPLQHRGPAGTSGGVKSFLERFGERCQERNQSSPSTLGGQSNTPAATPSATPKSRLLQERLGGAQASSSTALLTQKQKMEREAELAQVRNRFQKGKMWGSKENLCDVKSDPETKEIELPPQSQTSASLLDSEHTAQVPEIVKSPFKSSAEDKEFKRICPPSDMGRALPSPVKQVSFTVETPKVEEEVKEVEEVHEIEMNVDGSINSEVINDLFDGVLEEHSDEEDGDEDALNISSMSLLAPLAETVAAVVKSPERKLMTSTPASSFCEKRSTPEAASRPSKFQRARMLRAGSSDSIDALDEEQNPNLLYSIDAYRSTRVKTESERPHVKQVIVRKEDVSQRTETIGTPSHINIKQKIKMLTNEMNLQQTVIHQASQALNCCTDEEHGKGSQVEAEAERLLLIATERRAALKAELDSLKTDAQKKSASSAQVDVGVPPSKGSISVLEVRLPLKADFICSSANKPECGNHYFFVMIRAGAENTMATTLASTRNALSGDALTFTTKFTLSDVSNDFEIDIEVYYLVQKRELNPDKRKKANKSKAITPKRFLAKSSLQTPVMASPGGPNAVRTSNFLLVGSHKLTLASIGKNKFPLEKIRYEGNERELLSDMFHQKVPFLCPLEGHIYLKMQCEVGSRVEERGFLTMFEDVSGFGAWHRRWCVLSGYCISYWTYPDDEKRKNPIGRINLASCTSRKVEPANREFCARPNTFELITVRPQREEDRETLVSQCKDTMCVTKNWLSADTKDERNLWMQKLNQILVDLRMWQPDSCYRPM, encoded by the exons ATGGATCCGTTCACCGAG AAACTGTTAGAGCGCACGCGTGCCCGCAGAGAAAATCTCCAAAGGAAGATTGCCGAGAGACCCACAGGAGCCAATCGTTCAATGGCTAAGAGGACCAGGGAGCCACTTGCAGACACAAACAGTGTCATTACTGCGCCCATCATAGAAAAGG AACGGATAGCCCTACCCTCCTCCAAGCCATCCCCTTCAAAGCGTCGCTGTTCAGATGAGAATAACCTCACCACCGGGGAAGAAAACAAGCAACCAGTGGCCCCACAGTTTACAGCCTCCGAGCCCATGACGGACAAGAAGCCACCCAAGGCACCAAACAGTATTCGCCCTTCGTCAGGGGAGCAAAGGGCTCCCATTCGTACCCAAGAACCAGAAATGCTCCCCACTCGCCCACCTGCAGAAGCTGAAAAGATTGTGGTTAACCCCCCAGCATCTCCTGCAAAGACGACAGATAGTGTGATGAAGCATTCTGCACTAGATGGAGCCAGAGAGACTCAGAAAGACACACCAGCTGCAGTCCCCACCAACATGAGATCTCGTCTACAGAGACTGGCTGAACAGAGGCATTACTGGGAGTCTGACA GTACCTCTGACACAGTTCCAGAGAGTGTATCCATATCTCCTCTTAAATCCCAAACAGTAGATCTTCCATCTACTCCTGCTTCTACAAACTCTAGGACCCCCATTGGAAGAAAAGGTAGACTCGCAAATCTTGCTGCCACAATTGGTTCCTGGGAGGATGATCTTGGACACGCGCCCATTCGCCAGGACAATGCACAAGCGCAGCCTGGCACGGCCTGCGTACGCCCCCCAGCTTGCGCAGGAACAAACATCAGTACCAAGCCAAGTTTAGCTGTGGAGAAACCTCAGTTAGCCACAAAAGCTCCAGAAAAGTCTCTTGGCAGCAGTCAGCAG CAAGCGGTTTACTCTCCAGTCAAGTCAATGAAAGTGGTTCCCCCTAGTCCTCAAAAGACAGAATTGCCTCAGCCTAGACCGACTCAAGTGCTTCCATCCCCAGTTTCCAGCCCAGTGAAGACTTATTCTTCTACTCAGCATTCCAGTCCCCTCAAATCTTCCATAACTACTTCTAGTCCTCATCGAGGTCACATCCCTCAGAGTCCCTTGAAGAATCAGGGTCCATCAAGCAAACTGATTTCAGGAACAGCACACAACTCAAGTCCCGCAAAACCAATTTTGACACCTAAACCCTCTGCCGATGCCGCTGTAGTTCCTCAAAGCCGTGAGAGATTTACAAAGGATGCAACACCCTTACAGCACAGAGGTCCAGCTGGAACTTCTG GAGGTGTCAAGTCATTTCTGGAGCGGTTCGGGGAAAGGTGCCAGGAGCGTAACCAGAGTTCTCCCTCCACATTAGGTGGTCAGAGCAACACGCCTGCGGCCACACCCTCTGCCACCCCAAAGTCCAGGCTGCTCCAAGAGAGGCTTGGAGGTGCCCAAGCTTCCTCCAGCACAGCTCTCCTTACTCAGAAACAAAAAATG GAGCGGGAGGCTGAACTGGCACAAGTTCGTAACCGATTTCAAAAAGGAAAAATGTGGGGAAGCAAAGAGAATCTCTGTGATGTCAAGAGTGACCCTGAAACTAAG GAAATTGAACTGCCACCACAAAGTCAGACCTCAGCATCACTGCTTGATAGTGAGCATACAGCACAAGTCCCTGAAATTGTCAAAAGTCCTTTTAAATCTAGTGCAGAAG atAAGGAGTTCAAGAGAATCTGTCCTCCCTCAGACATGGGCCGTGCTCTCCCAAGCCCTGTAAAGCAGGTCAGTTTCACAGTAGAGACACCTAAAGTGGAGGAGGAAGTGAAAG AAGTTGAAGAAGTACATGAGATAGAGATGAACGTGGATGGTTCAATTAATTCTGAGGTGATTAATGACCTCTTCGATGGAGTTCTTGAGGAGCACAGTGATGAGGAGGATGGAGATGAAGATGCTCTAAATATCTCCTCCATGTCTCTCCTTGCTCCGCTTGCAGAGACGGTAGCTGCTGTGGTTAAGAGCCCTGAAAGGAAGCTTATG ACTTCAACCCCTGCCAGTTCATTCTGTGAGAAGCGTTCCACCCCTGAGGCTGCTTCCAGGCCCAGCAAGTTTCAGAGGGCACGCATGTTAAGAGCCGGGTCATCTGACAGCATCGACGCCTTAGATGAGGAACAAAACCCGAACCTTCTCTACAG CATTGATGCCTACAGATCCACCAGGGTTAAGACCGAGTCTGAGAGACCTCATGTTAAACAGGTGATCGTGAGAAAAGAGGATGTTAGTCAGAGGACTGAAACGATTGGGACTCCCAGTCACATCAACATCAAGCAGAAAATAAAG ATGTTGACCAATGAGATGAACCTGCAGCAGACTGTGATCCATCAGGCTAGTCAGGCTCTGAACTGCTGTACAGATGAGGAGCACGGCAAAGGATCTCAAGTAGAGGCCGAGGCTGAGAGACTTTTACTTATTGCCACTGAG AGAAGGGCTGCTCTGAAGGCCGAGCTGGATAGCCTAAAGACAGATGCTCAGAAGAAAAGTGCCTCCAGTGCTCAGGTGGATGTAGGTGTACCCCCTTCTAAAGGATCCATCTCAGTCCTTGAGGTCCGACTCCCCCTGAAGGCCGATTTTATCTGCTCTTCTGCAAACAAGCCTG AATGTGGAAACCATTATTTCTTCGTCATGATTCGCGCTGGAGCTGAGAACACTATGGCAACTACTCTAGCAAGCACACGCAATGCCCTCAGTGGAGATGCACTGACTTTCACTACCAAATTCACTTT GTCTGATGTGTCTAATGACTTTGAGATTGATATTGAGGTCTACTATTTG GTTCAGAAACGAGAGCTTAACCCTGACAAGAGGAAGAAGGCCAACAAGTCAAAG GCTATCACACCAAAGAGGTTCCTTGCT aaaagCAGCCTCCAAACACCTG TCATGGCTAGCCCTGGTGGTCCAAACGCAGTGCGCACCAGTAACTTTCTCCTTGTGGGATCGCACAAGTTAACCTTAGCCTCTATTGGGAAAAACAAGTTCCCCTTGGAAAAG ATCAGATATGAAGGGAATGAGAGAGAGCTGCTCAGTGACATGTTTCACCAAAAG GTTCCTTTCCTTTGTCCTTTGGAAGGACACATATACCTGAAAATGCAGTGCGAGGTTGGCTCTCGGGTTGAGGAAAGGGGCTTCCTG ACTATGTTTGAGGATGTCAGTGGTTTTGGAGCATGGCACAGGAGGTGGTGTGTCCTCTCGGGATACTGCATCTCTTATTGGACCTACCCTGATGACGAAAAACGGAAG